One Pelobates fuscus isolate aPelFus1 chromosome 8, aPelFus1.pri, whole genome shotgun sequence genomic window carries:
- the GPBAR1 gene encoding G-protein coupled bile acid receptor 1, producing the protein MALNNSAQDYEYQRDLIMLLSSPLSAFIIISNLFIIVGIVFNRKLHNTTHYFFLSLLFADFFTGVALPFIPKMRFNKELYYFPCMAFFVSPNFFFLSFLTNLLMVHYEKYLCIIYPLHYRSIWLHRCVPFSLILVWTLPFAFSCLPMMGWNNWGDNGTCSYRHVFTKEYIYLETYGVVIPAILAISFITIKVLSVARRQLKDIKKLHRSVQRGAGADLEHQMDIRYAKCIAIVSLTFLICWVPYIAFLQVSVLAMEKYEISWWIILTVTTVGSGSAAVIPIILGLSHQQYTELWRNLFKKCCHSCCPCQKIPPSLHDMTSKEETLEDGLTAKK; encoded by the coding sequence atGGCCTTGAACAACTCCGCCCAGGACTATGAATACCAGCGGGATCTTATCATGCTTCTCTCCAGCCCTCTGTCTGCCTTCATCATCATCTCCAATCTCTTCATCATTGTTGGGATTGTCTTCAACCGTAAACTACACAACACAACGCACTACTTCTTTCTAAGTCTGCTGTTTGCGGATTTCTTCACTGGAGTAGCACTGCCCTTTATTCCAAAAATGAGGTTCAACAAGGAGTTGTATTACTTTCCATGCATGGCCTTCTTTGTTTCACccaacttctttttcctttcctTCCTGACCAACCTGTTGATGGTCCACTATGAGAAGTACCTGTGTATCATATACCCATTGCACTATCGGAGTATTTGGCTCCATCGCTGTGTTCCATTCTCCTTGATCTTGGTCTGGACGTTGCCTTTTGCTTTTTCTTGCTTGCCCATGATGGGATGGAACAACTGGGGGGACAACGGCACCTGTTCCTATAGACATGTCTTCACAAAAGAATACATTTATTTGGAAACCTATGGTGTTGTCATCCCAGCCATCTTGGCAATCAGCTTCATCACGATCAAAGTGCTTTCTGTAGCCAGGAGGCAGTTGAAAGACATTAAGAAACTCCATCGATCGGTCCAGAGGGGAGCAGGGGCGGACCTGGAGCACCAGATGGACATACGTTATGCCAAGTGCATTGCTATTGTCTCATTGACATTTCTGATATGTTGGGTTCCTTACATTGCGTttctccaggtctcagtgttggCCATGGAGAAATATGAGATCAGCTGGTGGATAATCCTAACTGTGACCACCGTGGGAAGTGGCAGTGCAGCAGTCATCCCTATTATATTGGGTCTCAGCCACCAACAGTACACTGAACTATGGAGAAACCTTTTCAAAAAGTGCTGCCACTCCTGTTGTCCATGTCAGAAGATACCACCCAGTCTCCATGATATGACCAGCAAAGAGGAGACACTAGAGGATGGTTTGACTGCAAAAAAATAA